The following are from one region of the Mixophyes fleayi isolate aMixFle1 chromosome 7, aMixFle1.hap1, whole genome shotgun sequence genome:
- the LOC142098447 gene encoding uncharacterized protein LOC142098447, whose protein sequence is MTLCCLASNCNKDVQVIWTVTEDDGLKVTVPDSETHSDGESGQLLSTYTVRTDQSQTDGLYNVITTLSFTPTVSKHKNMKVVCTFLCDGKSREKRMKLNFNPLKPQLSAPIKLSLCDSGDVLCSVTLENFYPRDIRINWSCGVGHYQELETTKENILKNSDYTCNADSECRVPGHLFKDSGFRICVTWSHQSLDESEHREVSATDFPWRPVMDEIIKPPLLLHSTEAKLQCRISEYFPGDLDVKWVRREAGKQELYEVSPSDKYKIPVMEITQQSDKTYTCTASLIVTVSALTEHGSEFICRVTHPTLVTPLEKRTGKLIVTGTPVIKNVLQDDRHIVLEIDSFYPQEINVIWERSESELGPYERFGDRDIQYILTGSRDVTYRFTSKCEAMNRLKKMLGKDMYFKAIVEHEALKAPKVVTVFRSQAASDGGFLYNGGNQFHNDYKQDPPYNGGSQFHDDYNKDPSYNGGGQFHHDYNKDPPCNSGSQFHDDYNKDPPYNGGGQFHDDHNKDLPYNGGGQFHDDYNKDPRYNGGGQFPDDYNKDPPYNGGGQFHGDYNKDPPYNGGGQFHNDYNKDPPYNGGGQFHDDYNKDPPYNGGDPPYNGGGQFHDDYIKDPPYNGGGQFLDDYNKDPPYNGGGQFLDDYNKDPPYNGGGQFPDDYNKDPPYNGGGQFHGDYNKDPPYNGGGQFHNDYNKDPPYNGGGQFHDDYNKDPPYNGGGQFHDDYNKGPPYNGGGQFHDDYNKDPPYNGGGQFHDDYIKDPPYNGGGQFLDDYNKDPPYNGGGQFLDDYNKDPPYNGGGQFHDNYNNDNKDTDLKITMIIKIDSQ, encoded by the exons ATGACCCTGTGTTGTCTGGCTTCCAACTGCAATAAGGACGTTCAGGTGATCTGGACTGTTACTGAGGATGATGGACTGAAGGTCACAGTCCCAGACAGTGAGACACATAGTGATGGAGAAAGTGGTCAGTTACTCAGCACTTACACTGTGAGAACAGACCAGTCACAGACGGACGGATTATACAATGTTATCACCACACTGAGCTTCACACCGACTGTATCCAAACACAAGAACATGAAGGTTGTCTGCACGTTCCTCTGTGATGGGAAATCCAGGGAGAAACGTATGAAATTGAACTTTAATCCAT TAAAACCCCAGCTATCAGCCCCTATAAAGCTGTCTCTGTGTGACTCCGGGGATGTCCTGTGTTCTGTGACTCTGGAGAACTTTTATCCCAGAGATATCCGGATAAATTGGAGCTGCGGAGTTGGACATTACCAGGAGCTGGAGACTACTAAAGAGAATATTCTAAAAAATTCTGACTACACATGTAATGCTGACAGTGAATGCAGAGTCCCCGGACATCTCTTCAAGGATTCAGGGTTCAGAATATGTGTGACGTGGAGCCACCAATCTCTGGATGAGTCTGAGCACCGGGAAGTGTCTGCAACAG ACTTTCCTTGGCGCCCAGTGATGGATGAAATCATAAAACCTCCATTATTACTACACAGCACAGAGGCCAAACTGCAGTGTAGGATCTCTGAGTATTTCCCTGGTGATCTGGATGTGAAGTGGGTGAGGAGAGAAGCTGGAAAGCAGGAATTGTATGAAGTGTCTCCCAGTGATAAATACAAGATCCCAGTAATGGAGATCACACAACAGTCTGATAAGACTTACACCTGCACAGCCAGTCTGATTGTAACTGTGTCAGCACTAACAGAACATGGGTCAGAATTTATCTGCCGGGTGACACACCCCACTCTGGTGACACCGCTGGAGAAGAGGACGGGAAAGCTCATTGTGACAG GAACTCCAGTTATAAAGAACGTTCTCCAGGATGACAGACACATTGTTCTGGAAATCGATAGTTTTTACCCACAAGAAATTAATGTAATCTGGGAACGTTCTGAAAGTGAACTTGGCCCATATGAAAGGTTTGGGGACCGTGACATCCAATATATTTTAACTGGAAGCAGAGACGTCACATACAGATTCACCAGCAAATGTGAGGCCATGAATAGGCTTAAGAAGATGTTAGGGAAGGACATGTATTTTAAGGCTATTGTGGAACACGAAGCTCTGAAGGCTCCAAAAGTGGTCACCGTCTTCCGCAGCCAGG CTGCATCTGACGGGGGATTTCTCTACAATGGTGGTAATCAGTTTCACAATGACTACAAACAAGATCCACCCTACaatggtggtagtcagtttcacgatgACTACAATAAAGATCCATCCTACAACGGTGGTGGTCAGTTTCACCATGACTACAATAAAGACCCACCTTGCAacagtggtagtcagtttcacgatgACTACAATAAAGACCCACCCTACAACGGTGGTGGTCAGTTTCACGATGACCATAATAAAGACCTACCCTACAACGGTGGTGGTCAGTTTCACGATGACTACAATAAAGACCCACGCTACAACGGTGGTGGTCAGTTTCCCGATGACTATAATAAAGACCCACCCTACAACGGTGGTGGTCAGTTTCACGGTGACTACAATAAAGATCCACCCTACAATGGTGGTGGTCAGTTTCACAATGACTACAATAAAGATCCACCCTACAACGGTGGTGGTCAGTTTCACGATGACTACAATAAAGACCCACCCTACAACGGTGGTG ACCCACCCTACAACGGTGGTGGTCAGTTTCACGATGACTACATTAAAGACCCACCCTACAACGGTGGTGGTCAGTTTCTCGATGACTACAATAAAGACCCACCCTACAACGGTGGTGGTCAGTTTCTCGATGACTACAATAAAGACCCACCCTACAACGGTGGTGGTCAGTTTCCCGATGACTATAATAAAGACCCACCCTACAACGGTGGTGGTCAGTTTCACGGTGACTACAATAAAGATCCACCCTACAATGGTGGTGGTCAGTTTCACAATGACTACAATAAAGATCCACCCTACAACGGTGGTGGTCAGTTTCACGATGACTACAATAAAGACCCACCCTACAACGGTGGTGGTCAGTTTCACGATGACTACAATAAAGGCCCACCCTACAATGGTGGTGGTCAGTTTCACGATGACTATAATAAAGACCCACCCTACAACGGTGGTGGTCAGTTTCACGATGACTACATTAAAGACCCACCCTACAACGGTGGTGGTCAGTTTCTCGATGACTACAATAAAGACCCACCCTACAACGGTGGTGGTCAGTTTCTCGATGACTACAATAAAGACCCACCCTACAACGGTGGTGGTCAGTTTCACGATAACTACAATAATGACAACAAGGACACTGACTTAAAAATCACAATGATCATAAAAATCGACAGTCAATAA